The proteins below are encoded in one region of Halalkalicoccus jeotgali B3:
- a CDS encoding extracellular solute-binding protein, which produces MDDGDRIDGGRRAVLGGVAAVGAAGAAGCTGLFGGGGDGGEDGGSPDSDIGQIGSGREGRGAPGGTPMEEMPALEGELTLYSGRNEFLIGDLVNYIDDLYGDFSMEVRYGNSADLVNQILSEGSGTPADVFYSVNAGSLGVLADEGRTQSLPEDLVGVVPEEFATEDWIGISGRARTVPYNTEALSAEEMPSDIYAYEEFGADLGWAPSYGSCQAFVTAMRLLQGEERARQWVESVVENGIASYPDEFAVCQAIADGEIDAGFTNHYYIQRVLDGSPGAPIDTAFTEGDAGAIFNVAGGAVLDAAADADLAANFVRHLLSAEAQDYFARTTFEYPLHPEVQPIGDLPTIDELNPPSELDLTQLSNLEPTIDLMRQAGADV; this is translated from the coding sequence ATGGACGACGGAGACCGGATCGACGGTGGGCGGCGGGCGGTTTTGGGCGGCGTGGCGGCCGTCGGCGCGGCCGGCGCGGCGGGCTGTACGGGTCTGTTCGGCGGTGGCGGCGACGGGGGTGAGGACGGTGGATCCCCGGACTCCGACATCGGCCAGATCGGCTCGGGACGCGAGGGTCGGGGCGCGCCCGGCGGCACCCCCATGGAGGAGATGCCAGCACTCGAGGGCGAGTTGACGCTGTACTCGGGTCGCAACGAGTTCCTCATCGGCGACCTCGTGAACTACATCGACGACCTCTACGGGGACTTCTCGATGGAGGTGCGCTACGGTAACTCCGCAGACCTGGTCAACCAGATCCTCAGCGAGGGGTCGGGCACCCCGGCGGACGTCTTCTACTCGGTCAACGCCGGTTCGCTCGGCGTGTTGGCTGACGAGGGACGCACCCAGTCGCTTCCCGAGGACCTGGTCGGGGTCGTTCCCGAGGAGTTCGCCACGGAGGACTGGATCGGAATCTCGGGGCGCGCCCGGACGGTCCCGTACAACACGGAGGCACTGTCGGCCGAGGAGATGCCGAGTGACATCTATGCCTACGAGGAGTTCGGCGCGGACCTGGGCTGGGCGCCCTCGTATGGCTCCTGCCAGGCGTTCGTCACCGCGATGCGACTGTTACAGGGCGAGGAACGGGCCCGCCAGTGGGTCGAGAGCGTCGTCGAGAACGGCATCGCCAGCTACCCCGACGAGTTCGCGGTCTGTCAGGCGATCGCCGACGGCGAGATCGATGCCGGGTTCACCAACCACTACTACATCCAGCGCGTCCTCGACGGCTCACCCGGGGCCCCGATCGATACGGCCTTCACCGAGGGCGACGCCGGCGCGATCTTCAACGTCGCGGGCGGAGCCGTGTTGGACGCCGCCGCCGACGCGGATCTGGCGGCGAACTTCGTTCGGCACCTGCTGTCGGCCGAGGCCCAGGACTACTTCGCCCGGACGACCTTCGAGTACCCGCTGCACCCAGAGGTCCAGCCGATCGGCGACCTACCGACGATCGACGAACTCAACCCGCCCTCGGAACTGGACCTGACACAGCTGTCGAACCTCGAACCGACGATCGACCTGATGCGCCAGGCCGGAGCCGACGTCTGA
- a CDS encoding ABC transporter ATP-binding protein — protein MVSESVHADPSRVGVDRDDRSGETGTTVLELDGITKRYGPETAVSDLSLSVRDGELLTLLGPSGCGKTTTLRMIAGLERPDEGAIRIDEDPVAGEEFVDPEDRDVGIVFQNFALFPHLTAAENVGFGLESWDREAREARVAELLDLVGLADHADSTPTELSGGQQQRIALARSLAPEPEILLLDEPFSNLDVDLRVEMREEVRRILTETGVTGISVTHDQEEAMSISDRVAVMSEGRLMQVGRPEAVFQHPESRFVAGFLGHASFLSGYVTDDLVETELGSVGRDRIHGLAPEYDRTRIDVLVRPDDVLVRPADGETADGRVTYRRYLGPTVLYRVELDDGEVVEAMHNHAQQVSLDTPVTVDLAATHELAWFPTEDH, from the coding sequence ATGGTATCCGAATCAGTACACGCCGACCCGTCGCGAGTCGGGGTCGATCGCGACGACCGGAGTGGCGAGACGGGAACGACCGTCCTCGAACTCGACGGGATCACCAAGCGATACGGCCCCGAGACCGCGGTCTCGGACCTCTCGCTGTCGGTCCGGGACGGCGAATTGCTCACGCTGCTCGGTCCCTCCGGTTGCGGGAAGACGACGACACTGCGGATGATCGCGGGTCTCGAACGTCCCGACGAGGGTGCGATCCGCATCGACGAGGACCCCGTCGCTGGCGAGGAGTTCGTCGACCCGGAGGACCGGGACGTCGGGATCGTCTTCCAGAACTTCGCGCTGTTTCCCCACCTCACCGCCGCCGAGAACGTCGGGTTCGGGCTCGAGAGTTGGGATCGCGAGGCCCGCGAGGCCCGCGTCGCGGAACTGCTCGATCTGGTCGGTCTCGCCGACCACGCCGACAGCACGCCCACTGAACTCTCGGGCGGCCAACAACAGCGCATCGCGCTCGCGCGCTCGCTCGCGCCCGAACCGGAGATCCTCCTGCTCGACGAGCCGTTCTCGAACCTCGACGTCGACCTCAGGGTCGAGATGCGAGAGGAGGTCCGCCGGATCCTCACCGAGACGGGCGTGACCGGGATCTCCGTGACCCACGATCAGGAGGAAGCGATGTCGATCTCGGATCGTGTCGCCGTGATGAGCGAGGGGCGCCTGATGCAGGTCGGCCGTCCCGAGGCGGTCTTCCAGCACCCTGAATCCCGGTTCGTCGCCGGTTTTCTCGGTCACGCGAGCTTCCTCTCGGGGTACGTCACGGACGATCTGGTCGAAACCGAACTCGGAAGCGTCGGTCGCGACCGGATCCACGGACTAGCCCCCGAGTACGACCGGACTAGGATCGACGTGTTGGTGCGGCCGGACGACGTGTTGGTGCGGCCCGCCGACGGCGAGACGGCCGACGGCCGCGTGACCTACCGGCGGTATCTCGGCCCGACGGTGCTCTACCGCGTAGAACTCGACGACGGCGAAGTCGTCGAGGCGATGCACAACCACGCCCAGCAGGTCTCGCTCGACACGCCCGTCACGGTCGATCTCGCGGCGACCCACGAGTTGGCGTGGTTCCCCACCGAAGATCACTGA
- a CDS encoding 2Fe-2S iron-sulfur cluster-binding protein yields MPTISYEGERIECAVGTELREALLEAGLSPHNGASNYANCGGWAVCGTCAVAVDGAVSEMSEAERKRLSKWPHDLDSGLRLACQTHIEGDVEVRKYGGFWGQNVDQ; encoded by the coding sequence ATGCCCACGATCAGTTACGAGGGCGAGCGCATCGAGTGTGCGGTGGGAACAGAACTCCGGGAGGCCCTGCTCGAAGCGGGACTATCGCCACACAACGGCGCGTCGAACTACGCCAACTGCGGTGGCTGGGCGGTCTGTGGCACCTGTGCGGTCGCGGTCGACGGGGCCGTAAGCGAGATGAGTGAGGCCGAGCGAAAGCGCCTCTCGAAGTGGCCCCACGACCTCGATTCGGGGCTCAGGCTGGCCTGTCAGACCCACATCGAGGGTGACGTCGAGGTCAGGAAATACGGGGGGTTCTGGGGACAGAACGTCGATCAGTGA
- a CDS encoding zinc-dependent alcohol dehydrogenase family protein: MQAVVLESHGDPLALRDVPEPDLEPDGVIVDVEACGICRSDWHAWKGHGEWVDDVPPEGQILGHEPAGTVLEVGDRIETLEEGDRVAVPFSLGDGTCSRCRNGHGNVCPNGTALGFEPAGQGAFADRIAVPHADYNLTTLPEGVSASAAAALGCRYMTAYHGLAHRADLAPGDWVAVHGCGGVGLSAVQIANALGARVLAVDVRSAPLEKATELGAHETVHGGGDVPGKIRELTGGGAAISIDALGISETCRNSVACLASLGQHLQLGLTTDAERGEVSLPTDSMVGREIDFLGSRGMPPTRYDELLGFVESGAIDPGALVSHKVPLAEVPERIAAMDEFSAVGIEVYER; this comes from the coding sequence ATGCAAGCAGTCGTTCTCGAATCACACGGTGACCCGCTCGCGCTGCGTGACGTTCCGGAGCCCGACCTCGAACCCGACGGCGTGATCGTCGACGTCGAGGCCTGCGGGATCTGTCGCTCGGACTGGCACGCCTGGAAGGGCCACGGCGAGTGGGTCGACGACGTCCCCCCCGAGGGGCAGATCCTCGGGCACGAACCCGCCGGGACCGTCCTCGAGGTGGGCGATCGAATCGAAACCCTCGAAGAGGGCGATCGGGTCGCCGTCCCGTTCAGCCTCGGGGACGGCACCTGCTCGCGGTGTCGAAACGGCCACGGGAACGTCTGTCCCAATGGAACGGCTCTCGGGTTCGAGCCCGCCGGTCAGGGCGCGTTCGCCGACCGGATCGCGGTGCCACACGCCGACTACAACCTCACGACGCTCCCGGAGGGGGTCTCTGCGAGCGCGGCCGCCGCGCTCGGCTGTCGGTACATGACCGCCTATCACGGGCTGGCCCACCGCGCCGACCTCGCCCCCGGCGACTGGGTTGCGGTCCACGGCTGTGGCGGGGTCGGCCTCTCGGCGGTCCAGATCGCGAACGCACTCGGCGCGCGCGTCCTCGCCGTCGACGTTCGGTCGGCGCCCCTCGAAAAGGCCACCGAACTGGGTGCCCACGAGACGGTCCACGGCGGGGGTGACGTCCCCGGGAAGATCCGCGAGCTGACGGGTGGCGGGGCGGCGATCTCGATCGACGCGTTGGGTATCTCTGAGACCTGTCGCAACTCCGTGGCCTGCCTCGCCAGCCTCGGCCAACACCTCCAGCTGGGGTTGACGACCGATGCCGAGCGCGGCGAGGTTTCCCTGCCGACCGACTCGATGGTCGGCCGAGAGATCGACTTCCTCGGTTCGCGCGGGATGCCTCCGACCCGTTACGACGAACTGCTGGGGTTCGTCGAAAGCGGCGCGATCGACCCCGGTGCGCTCGTGAGCCACAAGGTCCCGCTCGCGGAGGTCCCCGAGCGGATCGCCGCGATGGACGAGTTCAGTGCGGTCGGGATCGAAGTCTACGAGCGCTAG
- a CDS encoding helix-turn-helix domain-containing protein, producing MGKLEDVSAADLREALATTENHKAVRRLMVALAYKDGDRVKHLCRLYGIPESTLYYWLDRFETRGLDGALEDEPRPGRPPKVDESTRNSLAADLTDSPAKFGYDRAKWTPELVKDHLEREYGVEYSLGHVRRVLRDR from the coding sequence ATGGGCAAGCTCGAGGACGTTTCGGCCGCGGATCTCCGCGAGGCGCTGGCGACGACGGAAAACCACAAGGCGGTCAGGCGGTTGATGGTCGCACTCGCCTACAAGGACGGCGATCGGGTCAAGCACCTGTGTCGGCTGTACGGGATCCCCGAATCGACGCTCTACTACTGGCTCGACCGGTTCGAGACTCGCGGGCTCGACGGCGCTCTCGAGGACGAACCGCGCCCCGGTCGCCCACCGAAAGTCGACGAGAGCACGCGGAACTCGCTCGCGGCCGATCTCACGGACTCGCCGGCAAAGTTCGGGTACGACCGAGCGAAATGGACTCCCGAACTGGTCAAGGATCACCTCGAACGCGAGTACGGCGTCGAGTACTCGCTCGGACACGTCCGCCGGGTCCTTCGGGATCGTTAG
- a CDS encoding archaea-specific SMC-related protein has protein sequence MSSTEEPERTTERESVTVRAEKIGGIDATSVEFDAGVTALAGRNATNRTSFLQAIMAAMGSDRASLKGDAERGRVEMEIGGRSYSRTLSRENGSIAFGGDPYLDRPQLADLFAFLLESNEARRAVVRGDDLRELILRPIDVDEIEATIERLQAEKRGIDEELSSLSAAEREHGSLEEERARLENELESVEERLSEAREALAEEDTETEGSERFDRLRAAQTDLEDVTYDLETERASVESLETEREEVRDELSDLTVESDAIDDLAGEIERLRGRKRELDETVSQLQTVIQFNEDMVDAEYPELLGEDEGEVTDRLLADREVTCWTCGSSVETGRIEETLSSLRDLRTEKVERRNEVSTRLESLTEERTEHRQRREEHDRLERTLSDLETELTERRDRIDELEKRRDSLLSTVEDLETEIEADEDETLDAQKAVTRNEVERDRLRRELDTIDEDLAEIEDRLAERSELNDRREEINDELEEQRTRIERLEREAIGAFNEQMETVLGLLEYANLERIWIERLATGEEATFELHVTRSTESGATYEDSIAHLSESEREVTGLIVALAGYLVHDVHERVPFMLLDSLEALDSERIAALVEYLEQYAPYIVVALLPEDAAALDEEYPRITEI, from the coding sequence ATGTCCTCGACCGAGGAGCCCGAGCGAACCACTGAACGTGAGTCGGTCACCGTTCGAGCCGAGAAGATCGGCGGGATCGACGCCACGAGCGTCGAGTTCGACGCCGGCGTGACGGCTCTGGCCGGGCGGAACGCGACGAATCGAACCTCCTTCCTGCAGGCGATCATGGCCGCCATGGGGAGCGACCGCGCGTCGCTAAAGGGCGACGCCGAGCGCGGGCGCGTCGAGATGGAGATCGGCGGCCGAAGCTACAGCCGGACGCTCTCGCGGGAGAACGGCTCGATCGCGTTCGGCGGCGACCCGTACCTCGATCGGCCACAGCTCGCGGACCTCTTTGCGTTCCTGCTCGAATCGAACGAGGCCCGACGGGCGGTCGTCCGCGGCGACGATCTGCGCGAACTCATCCTTCGTCCCATCGACGTCGACGAGATCGAGGCGACTATCGAGCGCCTACAGGCTGAGAAACGCGGGATCGACGAGGAGCTGTCGAGCCTGTCGGCGGCCGAGCGCGAACACGGCTCCCTCGAGGAGGAACGCGCCCGCCTCGAGAACGAACTCGAATCCGTCGAGGAGCGCCTCTCGGAGGCTCGGGAGGCGCTGGCCGAGGAGGACACGGAGACGGAGGGATCCGAGCGATTCGACCGGCTCCGGGCGGCCCAGACCGACCTCGAAGACGTGACCTACGACCTCGAAACCGAGCGCGCGAGCGTCGAGTCGCTCGAGACCGAGCGCGAGGAGGTACGCGACGAGCTGTCGGATCTCACCGTCGAGAGCGACGCGATCGACGACCTGGCGGGCGAGATCGAGCGTCTCAGGGGACGCAAGCGGGAGCTCGACGAGACGGTCTCGCAGCTCCAGACCGTGATCCAGTTCAACGAGGACATGGTCGACGCGGAGTATCCCGAACTGCTCGGCGAAGACGAGGGCGAGGTCACCGACCGACTGCTCGCCGACCGCGAGGTCACCTGCTGGACCTGCGGGAGCAGCGTCGAGACCGGGCGGATCGAGGAGACGCTGTCGAGCCTCCGCGACCTCCGAACGGAGAAAGTCGAGCGGCGAAACGAGGTCTCCACGCGGCTCGAATCGCTGACCGAGGAGCGCACCGAGCACCGACAGCGCCGCGAGGAACACGACCGGCTCGAACGCACCCTCTCGGACCTCGAAACGGAGCTCACGGAGCGCCGCGATCGCATCGACGAACTCGAAAAACGGCGCGACTCGCTGCTATCGACGGTCGAGGACCTCGAAACCGAGATCGAAGCCGACGAGGACGAGACCCTCGACGCCCAGAAGGCCGTGACGCGAAACGAGGTCGAACGCGACCGCCTCCGGCGCGAACTCGACACCATCGACGAGGACCTCGCGGAGATCGAAGACCGACTGGCCGAACGCTCCGAACTGAACGACCGCCGCGAGGAGATCAACGACGAACTCGAAGAACAGCGCACCCGAATCGAGCGCCTCGAGCGCGAGGCCATCGGCGCGTTCAACGAACAGATGGAGACCGTGCTGGGACTGCTCGAATACGCCAACCTCGAACGGATCTGGATCGAGCGCCTCGCGACCGGCGAGGAGGCGACCTTCGAACTCCACGTCACGCGAAGCACGGAGTCGGGCGCGACCTACGAGGACTCGATTGCCCACCTGAGCGAGAGCGAACGCGAGGTCACCGGCTTGATCGTCGCACTCGCGGGGTATCTCGTCCACGACGTCCACGAACGGGTCCCGTTCATGCTACTCGACTCCCTCGAAGCGCTCGATTCCGAACGCATCGCCGCGCTCGTCGAGTACCTCGAACAGTACGCACCCTACATCGTCGTCGCGCTCCTGCCGGAAGACGCCGCCGCCCTCGACGAGGAGTACCCCCGTATCACCGAAATCTAG
- the rdfA gene encoding rod-determining factor RdfA translates to MSSEGRSQGKVGRVIEKYGLDGFGTQLEAYWTGEDGEQYSLRALADLFNRRVLEAAMDAAGMRSLDGEVENRYRLLSDDDVSAGMREQTRRELDRAGLDIEELESDFVSHQSIYTYLTEYREATHPSSVELTPEERRERELDKIGALITRTSVVTEDSIDRLAARDALSGGISGVFVDVQVTCEACGRSISATTFLEEGGCSCRR, encoded by the coding sequence ATGTCCAGCGAAGGACGATCCCAGGGGAAGGTCGGACGCGTCATCGAAAAATACGGTCTCGACGGGTTCGGCACGCAACTGGAGGCGTACTGGACCGGGGAGGACGGCGAACAGTACAGTCTCCGTGCGCTCGCGGACCTGTTCAACCGGCGCGTGCTGGAGGCGGCGATGGACGCGGCGGGGATGCGCTCGCTCGACGGCGAGGTCGAAAACCGGTACCGCCTGCTCAGCGACGACGACGTGAGCGCGGGGATGCGCGAGCAGACCCGCCGCGAACTCGACCGCGCCGGCCTCGACATCGAGGAACTCGAATCCGATTTCGTCTCCCATCAGTCGATCTACACCTACCTGACCGAGTACCGCGAGGCGACCCATCCCTCGAGTGTCGAGCTCACCCCGGAGGAACGCCGCGAGCGCGAACTCGACAAGATCGGGGCGCTCATCACCCGGACGAGCGTCGTCACCGAGGACTCGATCGACCGGCTGGCGGCCAGGGACGCCCTCTCGGGCGGGATATCGGGCGTTTTCGTCGACGTACAGGTCACCTGTGAGGCCTGTGGTCGCTCGATCTCAGCGACGACCTTCCTCGAGGAGGGCGGCTGTTCGTGTCGACGCTGA
- the dgoD gene encoding galactonate dehydratase — MTEITDYELYEVPPRWLFLRLETSDGLVGWGEPVVEGRAKTVRAAVEELLETYLLGEDPSRIEDHWQTMYRGGFYRGGPVLMSAIAGIDQALWDIKGKRFGAPVYELLGGRARDRIRVYQWIGGDRPSEVGEAAKEKVREGFTGLKMNATSELRRVDTPAAVREAEDRLEEVREAVGPEVDIGVDFHGRVAKPMVKRLAEALEPYDPMFIEEPVLPEHNDALASIAAHTSIPIATGERMFSRWDFKAVFESGSVDVIQPDLSHAGGITEVKKIADMAEAYDVALAPHCPLGPIALASCVQIDVCSPNALIQEQSLDIHYNQGGDVLDYLADPAVFEYEAGYVAAPDGPGLGIDLNETYIEEQADKTVDWHNPVWRHDDGSVAEW; from the coding sequence ATGACGGAGATCACCGACTACGAACTGTACGAGGTACCGCCGCGCTGGCTGTTCCTGCGTCTCGAAACGAGCGACGGACTGGTCGGCTGGGGCGAACCCGTCGTCGAGGGGCGAGCGAAGACGGTGCGGGCGGCCGTCGAGGAGCTACTCGAGACCTACTTGCTCGGCGAGGACCCCTCGCGGATCGAGGACCACTGGCAGACGATGTATCGCGGGGGCTTCTACCGGGGCGGGCCGGTGCTCATGAGCGCCATCGCCGGGATCGATCAGGCCCTCTGGGACATCAAGGGCAAGCGTTTCGGCGCGCCGGTCTACGAACTGCTCGGCGGCCGGGCCCGCGACCGGATCAGGGTGTATCAATGGATCGGCGGGGATCGTCCCAGCGAGGTGGGCGAAGCGGCGAAAGAAAAGGTCCGGGAGGGCTTTACCGGCCTGAAGATGAACGCCACGAGCGAACTACGGCGGGTGGACACGCCCGCTGCGGTCCGAGAAGCTGAAGACCGACTCGAGGAGGTCCGTGAGGCGGTCGGCCCCGAGGTCGACATCGGCGTGGACTTCCACGGACGGGTCGCAAAACCGATGGTCAAGCGGCTGGCCGAGGCGCTCGAACCCTACGACCCGATGTTCATCGAGGAGCCGGTCCTCCCCGAACACAACGACGCTCTCGCTTCGATCGCCGCCCACACCTCGATTCCCATCGCGACGGGCGAGCGGATGTTCTCGCGGTGGGACTTCAAGGCAGTCTTCGAATCCGGAAGTGTGGACGTCATCCAGCCGGACCTCTCGCATGCGGGCGGGATCACCGAGGTCAAGAAGATCGCGGACATGGCCGAGGCCTACGACGTGGCACTGGCACCACACTGCCCGCTGGGGCCGATCGCGCTGGCGTCCTGCGTGCAGATCGACGTCTGCTCGCCGAACGCGCTGATCCAGGAGCAGAGCCTCGACATCCACTACAATCAGGGCGGCGACGTACTGGATTATCTGGCGGATCCGGCCGTCTTCGAGTACGAGGCGGGATACGTCGCCGCGCCCGACGGGCCGGGACTGGGGATCGACCTCAACGAGACGTACATCGAAGAGCAGGCCGACAAAACCGTCGACTGGCACAACCCGGTCTGGCGCCACGACGACGGCAGCGTCGCGGAGTGGTAA
- a CDS encoding VOC family protein has protein sequence MTNAHAHHVGVTVSDLERAVEFYRDVLGLDVLERFTVSGEAFSAGVGVEDATGQFVHLDGDGARIELIEYDPEGDRRPEPDVNQPGATHVGLGVSDLDGFYEGLPEGIETLSEPRTTESGTRILFVRDPEGNLVEILET, from the coding sequence ATGACGAACGCGCATGCACACCACGTCGGCGTGACGGTCTCGGACCTCGAACGGGCGGTCGAGTTCTACCGGGACGTGCTCGGACTCGACGTACTGGAGCGGTTTACCGTCTCCGGGGAGGCGTTCTCAGCCGGAGTCGGCGTCGAGGACGCGACCGGGCAGTTCGTTCATCTCGACGGTGACGGTGCTCGTATCGAGCTGATCGAGTACGATCCCGAGGGCGACCGGCGACCCGAACCGGACGTGAACCAGCCCGGCGCGACACACGTCGGCCTCGGGGTTTCGGACCTCGATGGGTTCTACGAGGGTCTGCCAGAGGGCATCGAGACGCTCAGCGAGCCCCGGACGACCGAGAGCGGCACTCGGATCCTGTTCGTCCGCGATCCCGAGGGAAACCTCGTCGAGATCCTCGAAACCTGA